In a single window of the Cucurbita pepo subsp. pepo cultivar mu-cu-16 chromosome LG18, ASM280686v2, whole genome shotgun sequence genome:
- the LOC111779574 gene encoding polygalacturonase-like, with protein sequence MAKFSNHSSLPSPFQPFIVILVIVFFLFHTITTSYSATLLNVLDFGAIRGGGRDSSPAFRRAWAKACMSSESTIVYVPKGRFLVRPIEFHGGCGNNDISFHIDGALVAPSDYRILGDVGSWLSFDGVDGVTLSGGVLDANGAALWDCKASADHCPVGAMTLNFRNSNNIRIRGMMSKNSQLFHILIDGCKNVLVEGVNIVAPSHSPNTDGIHVETSTHVTIVNSIIQTGDDCISIGPGSRNLWIQRIRCGPGHGISIGSLAHNKNEPGVRNVTVSNAIFSGTQNGLRIKSWARPSSGFVYGVQFLGATMHNVQNPILIDQHYCPHNLNCPGQESGIKISNIIYKDIVGTSATPIAIKFDCSSRNPCNGIRLEDVRLTYQNEEAKSSCEYANGKALGLVQPNGCFS encoded by the exons TCACCATTTCAACCATTTATCGTCATActcgtcatcgtcttcttccttttccataCGATCACAACATCATACTCTGCGACTTTATTGAACGTTTTGGATTTTGGCGCCATACGCGGCGGGGGACGGGATTCGAGCCCGGCCTTTCGCCGTGCATGGGCAAAGGCTTGCATGTCGTCGGAATCCACAATTGTTTACGTTCCAAAGGGGAGGTTTTTGGTTCGGCCGATTGAGTTCCACGGCGGGTGTGGCAACAACGATATTAGTTTCCATATCGACGGGGCTCTGGTTGCACCGTCCGATTACCGTATCCTTGGCGACGTCGGAAGCTGGCTGAGCTTTGATGGCGTTGATGGCGTTACTTTGAGTGGTGGAGTTCTTGATGCCAACGGCGCCGCCTTGTGGGACTGCAAAGCCTCCGCCGACCACTGCCCCGTCGGAGCCATG acaCTGAATTTTAGGAACTCGAACAATATAAGGATTAGAGGGATGATGTCCAAAAACAGCCAATTATTCCATATATTGATCGATGGATGCAAGAACGTGTTGGTGGAAGGAGTGAATATCGTGGCCCCGAGTCATAGCCCTAACACAGATGGCATCCACGTAGAAACATCCACGCACGTGACTATCGTTAACTCTATCATCCAAACGGGAGACGATTGTATTTCCATCGGCCCTGGGTCCCGTAATCTGTGGATCCAACGTATCCGATGTGGACCTGGTCATGGCATTAG TATAGGAAGCTTGGCACACAACAAGAACGAGCCTGGGGTGCGAAACGTCACCGTTTCGAATGCAATTTTCTCAGGAACGCAAAATGGGCTGAGAATAAAATCATGGGCCAGGCCCAGTTCTGGATTTGTGTACGGAGTCCAATTCCTTGGTGCCACCATGCATAATGTCCAAAACCCTATTCTCATTGACCAACACTACTGCCCGCACAACCTAAACTGCCCCGGTCAG GAGTCGGGAATCAAGATCAgcaatataatatataaagaCATCGTAGGAACTTCAGCCACACCAATCGCCATAAAGTTTGATTGTAGTTCGAGAAACCCTTGCAATGGCATAAGGCTCGAGGATGTTCGCTTAACTTACCAAAATGAAGAAGCCAAGTCTTCATGTGAATATGCCAATGGTAAAGCCTTGGGTTTGGTTCAACCAAATGGTTGCTTTTCTTAA
- the LOC111780491 gene encoding protein HEADING DATE 3A-like — MPRDRDPLVVGRVIGDVIDSFSRSISIRVVYNSREVKNGCELKPCQAINKPRVEIGGTDLRTFFTLVMVDPDAPSPSDPNLREYLHWLVTDIPATTEATFGQEIVCYENPRPTAGIHRFVLVLFRQLGRQTVYAPGWRQNFNTRHFAELYNLGSPVAAVYFNCQRENGSGGRRRAGDECS; from the exons ATGCCGAGAGATCGTGACCCTCTAGTCGTCGGGAGAGTGATCGGCGACGTCATCGACTCGTTCTCGAGGTCCATCTCGATTAGGGTTGTTTACAACTCGAGGGAAGTTAAGAATGGCTGTGAGCTCAAACCCTGTCAAGCTATCAACAAGCCAAGAGTTGAGATTGGTGGCACTGACCTTCGCACCTTCTTCACTTTG GTTATGGTGGATCCCGACGCTCCTAGCCCTAGCGATCCCAATCTAAGAGAATACTTGCATTG GTTAGTGACCGATATTCCAGCTACAACCGAGGCAACCTTTG GACAAGAGATAGTGTGCTACGAGAATCCAAGACCAACGGCGGGTATCCACCGTTTTGTGCTGGTCTTGTTCCGGCAGCTCGGAAGGCAAACGGTGTACGCTCCTGGGTGGCGCCAGAACTTCAACACCAGACACTTTGCAGAGCTTTACAATCTTGGTTCGCCGGTCGCCGCCGTTTACTTCAATTGCCAAAGGGAAAATGGCTCCGGTGGAAGGAGAAGAGCCGGCGATGAATGTTCATAA